DNA sequence from the Pseudoduganella plicata genome:
ACGCTGCTGACGGAAGCGCGTTCCGGCATCTTCGGCAAGGTGCTGGACTACCGCAGCGAAGGCGGCATCGATGCCTACGGGCTGGCGCCGGAAACGTATTACGAGAAGCGCATCCGCAAGGGCGCGGGCACGACGACGTTCAGGCGCGACACAAAAACGATCGACTTCGCCGACAACGACAAGTCGGTGCCGCTGAAAGGTGGCGAACAGGATCGCAGCAGCGCGCCGTGGCAGCTGGCCGCCATTGCCCGGGGCGCGCCTGAGAAATTCACGCCGGGCTCGGAGTGGGCCATCTACGTCGCCGGCCGGCGCAGCGCCGATACGTGGACATTCAAGGTGGTCGGCACGGAAGCCGTGCAGACGGGCCAGGGCGAGGTCAAGGCCGTCCATTTCGCCCGGCTGGCACCGAAGGCGAAACAGGGCCAGCAGGTCGACCTGTGGCTGGCGCCGGCGCTGGAGTGGTATCCCGTGCGGCTGGTATTTACGGAGGAGGACGGGGATTCGTTCGAGCAGGTGCTGGACAAGGTCAATAAAACCAGGTGAACAAAAACTAGGCAAGGACAGGCGTCTGTCACATTCGGGTATGGCTGAGGAACTGGTATACTGACGCCCCCGTCCGGGACAGCAAGGCGATGTCAAACTTGCACCGGGCCGGCCAGACACCCGGAGCACAATGAGCAATTTTGCAAGCAGCGCAGCCACGGCTGCGGACAACCACCCCGCGGAACCGCCAGAACTGGAGCAGCAGCACGAGCAGAACGCGGCCCTGCAGGCGCACTTCCAGCCCCACGTTTCGGTCGACGAGATCGAGCAGGTCTTCCACCTGAAGCGCGCGCAGCCGCTGCTGCAGGTCTTCACGGCCCTGTTCCACGGCGGTTTCGAGAGCGTGCTCGTGCGCCTGCTCGTGCTGCGCGAGCTGGCCAACGACACGGCGTCGTCCGCGTTCTCGCGTGCGGACATCAATACCCGCCTGGCCTATCTGCTGCCGGAAAGCCTGGAAACGGTGCTGATGCGCCTGCGTACCAACCAGTTGCTGGCGTGGGATGCCCAGCAGGGCGTCTACCGCGTCACGCCGATGGCGCGCAACGTGCTGGCCGCGCTGGACGGCCTCTTGGGGACGGGGCGCCAGGACGACGATGCGGAAATGGGCTTCCTGCTGTCGCAAGTGGCCGGCGCGCAGGCGATCGGCGGCGTCACGACGGAGCAGCTGCAGCACCTCTTGGGCCGCCTGGTCGACCTGACCGAGGAATTCCGCGACGCGATCGCTTCCGGTTCGGAATTTCGCCTGCGCGAATCGCAGGCCAAATGGCACACGGCGTGCGACTGGGTCGAGAAGGGCTCGGAAATCCTGCGCGCCATCACCACCGACGAAAACGCCGACCACGCGACACATCGCGCCGCCCAGGCCATCGGCCGGGCGCAAAGCGCGCTGCTGAACATGCAGGGCATGTTCTCGCGCGCACTGAACCAGATCGAGCGCCAGCGCGTGCACCTGGGCCAGT
Encoded proteins:
- a CDS encoding DUF3108 domain-containing protein; this translates as MRSTTALILLATLGAAGMAQAADDHPSVKRPFNLPPPGELVYSVKANSHGIPLAGNGTITWRHGDGKYTLLTEARSGIFGKVLDYRSEGGIDAYGLAPETYYEKRIRKGAGTTTFRRDTKTIDFADNDKSVPLKGGEQDRSSAPWQLAAIARGAPEKFTPGSEWAIYVAGRRSADTWTFKVVGTEAVQTGQGEVKAVHFARLAPKAKQGQQVDLWLAPALEWYPVRLVFTEEDGDSFEQVLDKVNKTR